The following coding sequences lie in one Enterococcus sp. 9E7_DIV0242 genomic window:
- a CDS encoding adenine phosphoribosyltransferase, whose translation MNLKDYIASIPDYPEKGIVFRDISPLMANGDAYREATKQIVDYAKEKRIDMVVGPEARGFIVGCPVAYELGVGFAPVRKKGKLPRETIEVTYDLEYGTDTLTIHKDAILPGQRVLICDDLLATGGTIEATTKLVEELGGVVVGCAFLIELLDLHGRDKIANYEIVTLMDY comes from the coding sequence ATGAACTTAAAAGATTACATTGCCAGCATACCGGATTATCCTGAAAAGGGCATCGTTTTCCGCGATATTTCTCCCTTGATGGCGAATGGAGATGCGTATCGTGAAGCAACAAAACAAATCGTCGATTATGCAAAGGAAAAACGGATCGATATGGTTGTCGGACCTGAAGCCAGAGGTTTTATTGTTGGCTGTCCAGTTGCTTATGAATTAGGTGTGGGTTTTGCGCCAGTCCGTAAAAAAGGGAAGCTTCCTCGTGAAACAATTGAAGTGACTTATGACTTAGAGTATGGGACAGATACATTGACTATCCATAAGGATGCCATCTTGCCTGGACAAAGAGTTCTGATTTGTGATGATTTACTTGCAACTGGTGGAACCATTGAAGCAACGACAAAACTGGTTGAAGAATTGGGCGGTGTTGTAGTGGGCTGTGCCTTCCTGATTGAATTGCTTGATTTACATGGCAGAGATAAAATTGCTAATTACGAGATCGTTACATTAATGGATTATTAA
- a CDS encoding SGNH/GDSL hydrolase family protein, producing MKQLIHKKWVMVLLPLGTALITTLLLLLLIPKAQPYFNTQNTENRNKDNKEIIKYVAIGDSLTEGVGDSTSAGGFIPIVAKDIQEKFQLNAVEIENFGKNGDRSDQILKRIKKSDEIQKQLGEADMITLTVGGNDLMKVIKGDVFNLTVQSFDKPLVSYQKQMTALLDEIRSYNEKAPVYVLGIYNPFYLYFPEITEMQQIVTNWNTGTEEVVNEQNNMYFIPINDLLYKGVDGDVGITGSEEESGNTGDVVNNAIYEEDHFHPNNLGYQLMANAVRQKMIETKADWLIKGVND from the coding sequence ATGAAACAATTGATTCACAAAAAATGGGTCATGGTTTTGCTTCCTTTGGGAACGGCGTTGATAACAACTCTTCTGCTCCTACTACTGATTCCCAAAGCACAGCCCTATTTTAATACCCAAAATACAGAAAATCGAAATAAAGATAACAAAGAAATCATAAAATATGTAGCAATCGGAGATTCCTTAACAGAGGGCGTGGGCGATTCGACCAGCGCGGGAGGGTTTATTCCAATTGTTGCCAAAGATATTCAAGAAAAATTCCAACTAAATGCCGTAGAAATTGAAAATTTCGGAAAGAACGGTGATCGTAGTGACCAAATCTTGAAGCGAATCAAGAAGAGTGATGAGATTCAAAAGCAGCTTGGCGAAGCAGACATGATTACCTTAACAGTTGGTGGAAATGATCTTATGAAGGTTATCAAAGGTGATGTGTTCAACTTAACAGTCCAGTCATTTGATAAACCGTTAGTCAGTTATCAGAAGCAAATGACTGCTTTGCTGGATGAAATTCGAAGCTACAATGAAAAAGCACCTGTTTATGTTTTGGGCATTTACAACCCATTTTATTTATACTTTCCTGAAATCACAGAGATGCAGCAAATTGTTACGAACTGGAATACAGGGACAGAGGAGGTCGTTAATGAGCAGAATAATATGTACTTTATCCCTATCAATGACCTCCTATATAAAGGTGTAGATGGTGATGTAGGTATTACCGGTTCCGAGGAGGAAAGTGGTAATACAGGGGATGTAGTAAACAATGCGATTTATGAAGAAGATCATTTCCATCCCAATAACCTCGGCTATCAGCTTATGGCGAATGCGGTAAGGCAGAAAATGATTGAGACCAAAGCAGATTGGCTGATTAAAGGAGTGAATGATTAG
- the msrA gene encoding peptide-methionine (S)-S-oxide reductase MsrA: MREKAIFAGGCFWCMIQPFDQQPGIHAIVSGYTGGHVPNPTYEQVKSHSTGHTEAVEIEFDPAIISYEALVEIYWQQTDPTDALGQFEDRGDNYRPVIFYQNEQQKKIAEKSKAALENSGRFKEAIVTTIEPAVTFYPAEEYHQDFYKKDPERYEDAHQVRGEFLKENWESTL; this comes from the coding sequence ATGAGAGAAAAAGCGATTTTTGCAGGAGGCTGTTTTTGGTGCATGATCCAGCCTTTTGACCAACAGCCGGGAATCCATGCTATCGTTTCAGGCTATACAGGCGGCCATGTGCCGAATCCAACCTATGAACAGGTCAAAAGCCATTCAACGGGGCATACAGAAGCAGTGGAAATTGAGTTTGATCCAGCAATCATCTCATATGAAGCATTAGTGGAGATCTATTGGCAACAGACGGACCCTACTGATGCCTTAGGGCAATTTGAGGATCGTGGTGACAACTATCGTCCAGTGATTTTTTATCAGAATGAGCAACAGAAAAAAATAGCTGAAAAAAGTAAAGCAGCGTTAGAAAACAGTGGGAGATTCAAAGAAGCAATCGTTACCACAATAGAGCCCGCAGTAACATTTTATCCTGCCGAGGAGTATCATCAGGATTTTTATAAAAAAGATCCGGAGCGTTACGAAGATGCCCATCAAGTGCGTGGCGAATTTTTAAAAGAAAACTGGGAGAGTACGTTATAG
- the trhA gene encoding PAQR family membrane homeostasis protein TrhA, whose amino-acid sequence MEKAGFSRKYLILNEVLNAVTHGIGFGLSIAGLVVLLVKGAHMGSALHVVSYALYGSMLILLFLSSTLFHSLIFTKAKKVFQVFDHSSIFLLIAGSYTPFCLLSVNGWLGWTLFGLIWAMAIFGVVYKSVTLHKQDTVKNASTIIYIIMGWLCLIAAKPLYDSLSFTGLSLLVAGGVAYTLGALFYSLKNVRFMHVVWHLFVMAGAAFMYFSILFFT is encoded by the coding sequence TTGGAAAAAGCTGGATTTTCTCGTAAATATCTCATTCTAAATGAAGTCCTCAATGCTGTAACCCACGGCATCGGCTTTGGCTTAAGTATAGCAGGTCTTGTCGTACTACTAGTCAAGGGGGCTCATATGGGATCAGCACTGCATGTTGTTTCTTACGCCCTATACGGTTCCATGTTGATCTTACTCTTTTTATCGTCCACATTGTTTCATAGTTTGATTTTCACGAAAGCCAAAAAGGTTTTTCAGGTGTTTGATCACAGCTCCATCTTTTTGTTGATTGCGGGCAGTTACACTCCTTTTTGCTTACTTAGTGTGAATGGTTGGTTAGGCTGGACCTTGTTTGGTTTGATTTGGGCAATGGCCATTTTCGGTGTCGTTTATAAATCAGTGACATTGCATAAGCAAGACACGGTTAAAAATGCATCAACAATCATTTATATCATCATGGGCTGGCTCTGTCTGATTGCGGCAAAACCATTATATGACAGTTTGAGTTTTACTGGCTTGTCGTTACTTGTTGCCGGAGGCGTCGCATATACGCTAGGCGCACTGTTCTACAGCTTGAAAAATGTTCGTTTTATGCATGTTGTCTGGCATCTGTTTGTTATGGCAGGAGCTGCATTTATGTATTTTTCAATCTTGTTCTTCACATAA
- the lepB gene encoding signal peptidase I — translation MKKKRKYIGYFMSFIKLLIPSLVLLFIIRGFILIPVPIDGSSMEKNLSQGDMVLMEKYTSINRFDVIVFQLPDGEIYVKRVIGLPGDSVRFEEDQLYINGEEMAEPFLKNNKLKQYDNKPYTTNFELSDLINQEKLDEDHYFVLGDNRRMSKDSRSFGAVESKYIIGKARFVYYPLKHIKFIN, via the coding sequence ATGAAAAAAAAGAGGAAATATATCGGATACTTCATGTCCTTTATAAAGCTACTGATCCCCTCCCTTGTTCTATTATTTATTATAAGAGGATTTATCTTGATTCCTGTACCCATAGACGGAAGTTCTATGGAGAAAAATCTTAGCCAGGGAGATATGGTACTAATGGAAAAATACACATCAATAAACCGTTTTGATGTCATTGTTTTTCAGTTGCCAGATGGCGAAATTTACGTAAAAAGGGTGATTGGACTCCCAGGAGATTCTGTTCGATTTGAAGAGGATCAGCTTTACATCAATGGAGAAGAAATGGCCGAACCATTTTTAAAAAATAACAAGCTAAAGCAGTATGATAACAAGCCATACACAACAAATTTCGAACTTTCGGATTTAATCAATCAAGAGAAGCTGGATGAAGACCATTACTTCGTCTTAGGCGATAATCGTAGAATGTCTAAAGATAGCCGCTCATTTGGTGCGGTCGAGAGCAAATACATTATCGGAAAAGCAAGATTCGTTTATTATCCATTGAAGCACATAAAATTTATTAATTAG
- a CDS encoding YozE family protein, with protein MRRSFYHYLITLKGPAANDETQFANAAAKDIRFPKHSEDYHEISSYLEMEVNYLPTMTVFDELWEKYLENNR; from the coding sequence ATGAGAAGAAGCTTTTACCATTACCTGATTACCTTAAAGGGTCCGGCAGCGAACGACGAAACTCAGTTTGCCAATGCGGCGGCCAAAGATATCCGATTTCCCAAGCATTCTGAGGACTATCACGAGATTTCCAGCTATTTAGAGATGGAAGTAAACTATTTACCAACGATGACTGTTTTTGATGAGCTGTGGGAGAAGTATCTGGAAAACAACCGATAA
- a CDS encoding YpmS family protein encodes MTEDTKKKQPQKKNKEKQSKKSKMAKTINPWKLAFLGLIGVLVGFLLFIGIRATQVREPDFDSSKIAKRSGNPVLTIQSNKQQINELIAFYLDDFQKNSDVTYDFYLENEAMLAGNFKILGHPIQFNLYFDPYVMDNGNVQLKAKSLSIGTLGLPIRDILGFVQRDYNLPDWVEVMPEDKYILLRLDKFQMQNGLFIHADKINLIDDDIRVSIYLPETTNSSSKTTETSSSSE; translated from the coding sequence ATGACTGAAGATACAAAGAAGAAGCAGCCTCAAAAAAAGAACAAAGAAAAGCAGTCAAAAAAGAGCAAAATGGCGAAAACGATCAATCCATGGAAACTCGCATTTCTTGGATTGATCGGCGTCCTTGTTGGGTTCCTTCTTTTCATAGGGATCAGAGCGACTCAGGTCAGAGAACCTGACTTTGATTCGTCAAAAATTGCTAAAAGAAGCGGCAACCCAGTGTTGACGATCCAATCAAATAAGCAGCAAATCAATGAACTGATTGCTTTTTATTTAGACGATTTTCAAAAAAATTCTGATGTAACCTATGATTTTTATTTGGAAAACGAAGCAATGTTGGCAGGAAATTTCAAGATACTGGGTCACCCTATTCAGTTTAATCTGTATTTTGATCCTTATGTAATGGATAACGGAAATGTCCAGCTGAAAGCTAAGAGCCTTTCTATCGGAACTTTGGGTTTACCTATTAGAGATATTCTGGGATTTGTACAGCGAGACTATAATCTACCTGATTGGGTAGAGGTTATGCCGGAAGACAAATACATTTTATTGCGACTAGATAAATTTCAAATGCAAAACGGATTATTTATTCATGCAGATAAAATCAATTTGATCGATGATGATATTCGAGTTAGTATTTATCTACCTGAAACAACGAATAGCAGTTCGAAAACAACAGAAACATCTTCTTCGAGTGAGTAG
- the galE gene encoding UDP-glucose 4-epimerase GalE — protein MAAILIAGGAGYVGSHTAVKLLEQDVDVVIADDFSNSNAAVIQAIEAITGKKVKNYEVDLTKKEAIRTIFDENDISGVINFAGYKSVGESSKIPLAYYRNNLEIMLSLLTVMQENEVFNLVFSSSATVYGEPKILPIREVDGCSPVNTYGKSKQMIEQILQDLSVSDQRWHLIALRFFNPLGAHKSGDLGEDPNGLPNNLAPYITQVALGKLPILHVLGHDFPTPDGTSIRDYLHIDDLAQGHISAMNYLLESPNEIAGFEAINLGSGKGYSVLEILRSFEKVTERDIPFEYTTKREGDIAESFASIEKAEQMLNWKPVYTLEEMCIDTWNWQQKHPNGYAK, from the coding sequence ATGGCAGCAATTTTAATTGCCGGTGGGGCAGGGTATGTCGGTTCACATACGGCGGTCAAGCTATTAGAACAAGATGTTGATGTGGTGATTGCAGACGATTTTAGCAATTCAAATGCAGCAGTGATCCAAGCTATTGAGGCTATTACTGGTAAGAAGGTCAAAAACTATGAAGTCGATCTTACTAAAAAAGAAGCGATCAGAACGATATTCGATGAGAATGACATTTCAGGTGTCATTAATTTTGCCGGATATAAATCGGTAGGAGAATCTTCAAAAATCCCGTTAGCTTATTACAGAAATAATTTGGAGATTATGTTGAGCTTGCTGACTGTTATGCAGGAAAATGAAGTATTTAACTTAGTTTTCAGTTCATCAGCTACGGTTTATGGGGAACCCAAAATACTGCCAATTAGAGAGGTAGATGGCTGTTCGCCAGTCAACACCTATGGAAAAAGCAAACAGATGATCGAGCAAATTTTGCAGGATCTGTCCGTTTCAGATCAACGCTGGCATTTGATAGCCTTACGATTTTTCAATCCCTTGGGTGCGCATAAAAGCGGAGATTTAGGTGAGGATCCGAATGGATTACCAAATAATCTGGCCCCTTATATTACTCAAGTCGCGCTTGGAAAGCTGCCAATACTACATGTTTTGGGCCATGATTTCCCTACGCCTGATGGCACTAGTATCAGAGACTATTTGCATATTGATGATTTGGCTCAAGGGCACATTTCGGCCATGAACTATTTATTGGAGTCCCCGAATGAAATAGCTGGATTCGAGGCCATTAATCTGGGAAGTGGGAAAGGATACTCTGTTCTAGAAATTCTTCGATCCTTCGAAAAAGTAACGGAAAGAGACATTCCTTTCGAATATACAACGAAACGTGAGGGGGATATTGCAGAATCCTTTGCTTCTATTGAAAAAGCCGAGCAAATGCTTAACTGGAAGCCAGTGTATACGCTCGAAGAAATGTGTATAGATACGTGGAACTGGCAACAGAAGCATCCAAATGGGTATGCGAAGTAA
- a CDS encoding ribonuclease HII: protein MKHESIKEIKEALKDVHSREDERLAIWQKDERSGVQLALSQWERRMLKSEKEKALLKELSIFENEAKAEGYRLIAGIDEVGRGPLAGPVVAAAVILPENCELLGVNDSKQLSLKRREELYEQIQTQAISIGIGVVCHEEIDKINIYQASKKAMIMAVEDLDFVPDYLLIDAMELELKLPQKKLIKGDARSVSIAAASIIAKVCRDRLMEDYAKMFPGYGFEKNAGYGTKEHLEGLQKIGICPIHRKTFAPIKNLYQK from the coding sequence ATGAAGCATGAGTCAATCAAAGAAATCAAAGAAGCACTAAAGGATGTTCATTCACGGGAAGATGAGCGACTGGCAATCTGGCAAAAGGATGAGCGCTCCGGTGTGCAGCTGGCATTAAGCCAGTGGGAACGACGAATGCTGAAGAGTGAGAAAGAAAAAGCTTTATTAAAAGAACTGTCTATCTTTGAGAACGAGGCAAAGGCTGAGGGCTATCGATTGATTGCCGGAATTGACGAAGTAGGACGTGGGCCGTTAGCGGGTCCGGTTGTTGCAGCAGCGGTCATCCTCCCGGAAAACTGTGAGCTTTTGGGTGTCAACGATTCTAAACAGCTTTCATTGAAAAGAAGAGAAGAGCTATATGAACAGATCCAGACACAAGCTATATCAATTGGGATAGGTGTTGTCTGCCATGAAGAAATCGATAAAATAAATATCTATCAAGCAAGTAAAAAGGCAATGATAATGGCTGTCGAAGACCTGGATTTTGTCCCGGATTATTTGCTGATCGATGCCATGGAACTGGAGCTTAAGCTACCTCAGAAAAAATTGATCAAGGGAGATGCACGCTCTGTATCGATTGCTGCTGCCAGTATTATTGCAAAAGTTTGCCGAGATCGATTGATGGAAGACTATGCAAAGATGTTTCCGGGATACGGCTTTGAAAAAAATGCCGGCTATGGAACAAAAGAGCATTTAGAAGGACTCCAAAAGATTGGTATCTGTCCAATTCACAGGAAAACATTTGCTCCTATAAAAAACTTATACCAAAAATAA
- a CDS encoding S41 family peptidase, whose translation MKKRQKIPYYQYIISLVCTAVIVGGGSYTYFNYKFTSYVSSQTHEVAELKEVHELYNDILTSYVGEVKRNELVEGALKGMMDSLEDPHSAYLKEEESSDLNDEVSGSFEGIGASLGKKDEMLKVMEAPVEGSPAEKGGLKVDDTILKIDGRPVGEETLTEAVKQIRGEKGTKVQLTIEREGTTFDVVLTRDTIPLTTITTTLDENPKIGTIRITSFGGKTFSELKTAVKDLRKEGAKSFVIDLRQNPGGLLDQVEKMASMFLKNDDVIVQFEDKNKNMIAHKASSKLDGGFKVEEPVIVLVDGGSASASEIFAAALKESADVEIVGTQTYGKGTVQTVKSISEKTSMKLSILKWLTPNGNWINEKGLKPTIEADYPEYAYLSPISRSHVLQNGEDSEVITNLNKLLKALAYDVNETSVFDDKTQAAVEGVQSAQGLPVTGQVDDQTAGTIETLLRIKIQEIDPAHDKAIELLSK comes from the coding sequence ATGAAGAAGCGACAGAAAATTCCATACTATCAATATATTATTTCGCTTGTCTGTACAGCAGTTATTGTTGGTGGAGGAAGTTATACATACTTTAATTACAAATTTACTTCTTATGTATCTAGCCAAACGCATGAGGTAGCAGAACTGAAGGAAGTCCATGAATTATATAATGATATCCTCACGAGCTATGTTGGAGAAGTAAAGCGTAATGAACTGGTAGAAGGTGCACTTAAAGGAATGATGGACTCTTTGGAAGATCCTCATTCTGCTTATTTGAAGGAAGAAGAATCTTCTGATTTGAATGATGAGGTTTCCGGAAGCTTCGAGGGAATTGGTGCTAGCTTAGGGAAAAAAGACGAGATGCTAAAAGTTATGGAAGCCCCTGTAGAAGGCTCACCTGCTGAAAAAGGTGGGCTGAAGGTCGACGATACGATTCTAAAAATCGATGGACGGCCTGTTGGAGAAGAGACGTTAACAGAAGCAGTCAAGCAGATACGAGGCGAAAAGGGTACCAAAGTGCAGTTAACAATCGAGCGAGAGGGGACAACCTTTGATGTTGTTCTTACCCGAGATACAATCCCGTTAACAACAATCACCACTACTCTTGATGAGAATCCTAAAATTGGTACAATTAGGATTACTTCTTTTGGAGGAAAAACCTTTAGTGAGTTGAAAACTGCAGTCAAGGACTTACGAAAAGAAGGTGCGAAGTCATTCGTGATCGATCTCAGACAGAATCCGGGAGGCTTATTGGATCAAGTAGAAAAAATGGCGAGTATGTTTTTAAAAAATGATGACGTAATTGTTCAATTTGAAGATAAAAATAAAAATATGATTGCACACAAAGCTTCCTCTAAATTAGATGGTGGGTTTAAAGTTGAGGAGCCTGTAATTGTTCTTGTTGACGGAGGAAGTGCCAGTGCATCAGAGATATTTGCGGCTGCACTAAAAGAATCGGCAGATGTAGAAATTGTCGGCACTCAAACCTATGGCAAAGGAACAGTTCAAACTGTCAAAAGTATTAGTGAGAAGACAAGCATGAAATTATCCATACTGAAATGGTTAACGCCAAATGGGAATTGGATCAATGAAAAAGGGTTGAAGCCAACCATTGAAGCGGACTACCCAGAGTATGCTTATCTTTCACCAATATCGAGAAGCCATGTGCTCCAGAATGGGGAAGATTCGGAAGTGATCACTAATCTAAATAAGCTGTTGAAGGCCTTGGCATACGATGTCAATGAGACTTCGGTTTTTGATGATAAAACACAAGCAGCTGTTGAAGGTGTTCAAAGTGCGCAAGGATTGCCGGTAACAGGACAGGTCGATGATCAAACTGCCGGAACAATTGAAACATTGCTGAGAATAAAAATCCAAGAAATCGATCCGGCACATGATAAGGCGATAGAATTATTATCCAAGTAG
- a CDS encoding DegV family protein yields the protein MTNVKIVTDSSCTMRKEVRDDLNIHMMPLSVMIDGVVYPDDDNLEGERFMAMMETAKALPKTSQPPIGEFVELYDELGKDGSEIISIHMTKGLSGTVEAARQAGNLSASKVTVIDSDFTDQGLSFQVIAAAKMAEEGASAAEILAEIERIKENTKLYIGISTLDNLVKGGRISRATGLLSNVFNMKVVMDFDHSELIPVVKGRGVKTFNKWFEELKSELEKISNIRQIGISHAEGLELANYFKDGLQKLFPDMDIPVLHTNPVIATHTGKGAFAIMYYTN from the coding sequence ATGACAAATGTAAAGATTGTAACGGATTCTTCTTGTACGATGAGAAAAGAAGTGCGAGATGATTTGAACATTCACATGATGCCCTTATCTGTGATGATAGATGGCGTTGTTTATCCAGATGACGATAATTTGGAGGGCGAGCGCTTCATGGCAATGATGGAAACAGCCAAAGCTTTACCAAAAACCAGCCAACCTCCAATCGGAGAGTTTGTTGAGCTTTATGATGAACTTGGGAAAGATGGCAGTGAAATCATTTCTATTCATATGACAAAGGGGCTCAGTGGAACAGTAGAAGCAGCTAGACAGGCGGGCAATCTGAGCGCAAGTAAAGTAACTGTGATCGATAGCGATTTTACGGACCAAGGACTTTCTTTTCAAGTAATTGCAGCAGCAAAAATGGCCGAAGAGGGTGCGAGCGCTGCAGAAATTTTAGCAGAAATCGAACGAATCAAAGAAAATACAAAATTATATATTGGTATTTCAACATTGGACAACTTAGTCAAAGGCGGACGAATCAGTCGAGCAACAGGTTTACTTTCAAATGTTTTCAATATGAAAGTTGTGATGGACTTCGACCATTCAGAATTGATCCCTGTTGTAAAAGGACGGGGTGTCAAAACATTCAATAAATGGTTTGAAGAGCTGAAATCAGAGCTGGAAAAAATCTCTAATATTCGTCAAATTGGTATTTCTCATGCAGAAGGCTTAGAGTTGGCAAATTACTTCAAGGATGGATTGCAAAAACTGTTTCCAGATATGGATATCCCTGTTTTGCACACAAATCCAGTCATTGCTACTCACACAGGTAAAGGTGCATTTGCGATCATGTATTACACAAATTAA
- the ylqF gene encoding ribosome biogenesis GTPase YlqF: protein MTIQWFPGHMAKARREVSEKIKFVDIVFELIDARLPLSSRNPMMDQIVQQKPRLVLLNKGDLADPDQSKKWQEYFQKKGFHTLIINSQQSQGTNKIINEAKKALKEKIERDKRRGIKPRAIRAMCIGIPNVGKSTLMNRLVGKKIAQTGNKPGVTKGQQWLKSGKDLELLDTPGILWPKFEDPEIGKKLALTGAIKDQLLHFDDLAIYGLEFFARFYPERLMTRYQLSEEDIFLPSAELLILISKKRGFKDDYDRASEMIVQEIRSGKLGTYTLDRREELGAVEDEA from the coding sequence ATGACAATACAATGGTTCCCCGGCCACATGGCCAAAGCCCGAAGAGAAGTATCAGAAAAAATAAAATTTGTAGATATTGTTTTTGAATTGATTGATGCCAGACTGCCTCTATCCTCAAGAAATCCTATGATGGATCAGATTGTTCAACAGAAGCCTCGGCTAGTGTTATTGAACAAAGGTGATCTTGCAGATCCTGATCAAAGTAAAAAGTGGCAAGAGTATTTTCAGAAAAAAGGATTTCATACACTGATCATTAATTCTCAACAAAGTCAGGGAACAAACAAGATCATCAATGAAGCAAAGAAAGCCTTAAAAGAGAAAATCGAGCGAGATAAGCGACGGGGGATTAAACCGAGAGCAATTCGAGCAATGTGTATCGGAATTCCAAATGTTGGGAAATCAACATTGATGAATCGTCTGGTAGGAAAGAAGATAGCGCAAACTGGAAACAAACCGGGTGTGACCAAGGGACAGCAGTGGTTGAAATCTGGAAAAGATCTTGAGCTTTTAGATACACCTGGTATTCTGTGGCCGAAGTTTGAAGATCCTGAAATCGGAAAAAAACTGGCATTGACTGGTGCGATAAAGGACCAGCTACTGCATTTTGATGACTTGGCGATTTATGGCTTGGAGTTCTTTGCACGTTTTTATCCGGAACGTTTGATGACACGTTATCAGCTTTCGGAAGAAGATATTTTTCTGCCATCAGCAGAACTGTTGATATTGATTAGTAAAAAGAGAGGTTTCAAGGATGATTACGATCGTGCAAGTGAAATGATCGTCCAAGAGATTCGGAGTGGAAAGCTAGGCACGTATACATTGGATCGTCGGGAAGAGTTAGGAGCAGTTGAGGATGAAGCATGA
- the dprA gene encoding DNA-processing protein DprA — protein MEQAIKDLVFRLTNCQGIGNIGILRILKFILEKEYIDFTKEELIRLGAITKYRENFIHSWDQWAGAGEQLLRFQQQHQFLTILDRQFPANLKEIYNCPAILFYRGDLELLTKKSLSFVGARNASPYGFQVVREFIPTLVAEEIVIVSGLAKGIDSSCHEATIKNGGQTIGVIGTGLDQCYPAETAFLHNKIAKEHLLLSEYPNGTKPKRHHFPMRNRIIAGLSSGTCLIEASKKSGSLITAQAAMEYGREVFAVPGNIFLPHSEGSHSLISEGATCAFSPQDILNQINFFY, from the coding sequence ATGGAGCAAGCAATCAAAGATTTAGTCTTTCGCCTAACCAATTGTCAAGGGATTGGGAACATAGGAATATTGAGGATTTTAAAATTTATTTTGGAAAAAGAATACATAGACTTTACCAAAGAAGAACTAATTAGGCTTGGTGCGATCACAAAATATAGAGAAAATTTTATTCACTCTTGGGATCAGTGGGCGGGAGCAGGAGAACAGCTTCTTCGTTTTCAGCAACAACACCAATTTTTAACGATCCTTGATAGGCAATTTCCAGCGAATTTAAAGGAGATATACAACTGTCCGGCCATTCTCTTTTACCGTGGCGACCTGGAGCTTTTGACAAAGAAGTCCTTATCCTTCGTTGGTGCAAGAAATGCATCTCCCTATGGATTCCAAGTAGTACGTGAGTTCATTCCTACATTGGTTGCTGAGGAGATTGTCATTGTCAGTGGTTTAGCAAAAGGAATAGATAGCAGCTGTCACGAGGCAACGATCAAAAATGGCGGGCAGACAATTGGTGTCATCGGCACAGGACTTGATCAATGTTATCCGGCAGAAACAGCTTTTTTACATAATAAAATTGCAAAAGAACACCTGCTTCTTAGTGAGTATCCCAATGGAACCAAGCCAAAAAGACATCATTTTCCAATGAGAAATCGGATTATTGCCGGCTTAAGCAGTGGAACCTGTCTAATCGAAGCTAGCAAAAAAAGTGGTTCGTTGATTACGGCTCAAGCGGCAATGGAGTATGGACGAGAGGTTTTTGCTGTTCCGGGAAACATTTTTCTTCCGCATTCTGAAGGTAGTCATTCTTTGATTTCCGAAGGGGCGACCTGTGCATTTTCTCCGCAAGATATCCTAAATCAAATCAACTTTTTTTATTAG